One Baekduia alba genomic window, TTCGCGATGCCGAGGCCGACGGTGGCGTTGGCCTGCGGGTCGATGTCGACCAGCAGCGTGTCGTAGCCGGCCTCGGCGATGCACGCCGCGACGTTCACGGCGGTGGTCGTCTTGCCGACCCCGCCCTTCTGGTTCGCGATCGCGTACACGGTGCCCATTCGGCGTCCAAGGTAGCGGCGAACGCGGTCGGACGGAGCGCCGAATCCCGCTCTGCGCGGGAAGGCTCAGGCTCCGGTCGACGCCTGGAGTGGCCGTTTGCGGGCCATTCCTTCGCGCCGCGGGAATCGAGACGGCGTCGACCTGACCTTCAGGTAGACGTAGAGGTGGCGTTCATCGGCCCCGGGGAAGGTCTCCGCGGCGATCGGCGCGAGCGATTCGAGCCCCAGGACGTCCGCAGCGTGCACTCCATCACGCTCCTCGGACGGATCCCTCTTCCCTTTCCATGCGACGAGCCGACCTCCTTCTCGCAACAGCGGGGCCGCGTACTCCGCGAGGACGTTCAGCGGCGCCAGCGCGCGGGCGGTCACCACGTCCTGCGTCCCGGCACCCGCGGCCCAGCTCTCGGCACGGCCGGTCACGACGGCGACGTTGGCCAGCCCGGCCGTCTCCGCGGTGCGCCGCAGGAAGTCGGTCTTCTTGCCGACGCTCTCGACGAGCGTCACGGTCGCGTCGGGCAGCGCCGCCGCCAGCACCAGGCCCGGGAACCCACCGCCCGCGCCCAGGTCGGCGACGGCCCGCGCCGCCCGCAGCGACGGGACGGCCAGCCCCGCCAGCGAGTCGGCGACATGGACATCGACGCCCTGCGCCGGATCGCGCACCGTCGTGATGGACGTGGGCTCGGCCGCGACCAGCTCGAGGATCCGACGGAGCTGCTGCGGCGCTTCTGCCGGCAGCTCCCACCGCTCGGCCAGCTCGGCGAGGCGCAGTTCCACGGGTTCGTCCACCGGCCGGAGCCTAGTGTCCTGA contains:
- the rsmG gene encoding 16S rRNA (guanine(527)-N(7))-methyltransferase RsmG; this encodes MDEPVELRLAELAERWELPAEAPQQLRRILELVAAEPTSITTVRDPAQGVDVHVADSLAGLAVPSLRAARAVADLGAGGGFPGLVLAAALPDATVTLVESVGKKTDFLRRTAETAGLANVAVVTGRAESWAAGAGTQDVVTARALAPLNVLAEYAAPLLREGGRLVAWKGKRDPSEERDGVHAADVLGLESLAPIAAETFPGADERHLYVYLKVRSTPSRFPRREGMARKRPLQASTGA